The following nucleotide sequence is from Endozoicomonas sp. GU-1.
TCTCCTTGATCTCGCGAGGGATTGGCAGCTTATCTGAAGACTCTTCGCCACTGCTGTCCTGAATTTCTTCACGGATGATGTCGTTGCATAGATCAACACATTCATCACATATGAATACGGAAGGGCCGGCAATCAGCTTGCGCACTTCATGCTGACTCTTTCCGCAGAAAGAGCAGTACAACAACTTGCTGTCTTCACCCTTGCCGCTTGTTTCGTCGGTCATTCGATTACCCTGTTATACGGACAATGCCTGCCCTGCACTCTCCAGTGAAAATAGACAATGAAAATAGACCTGTCAGTCAAACTGATCAAAGCCCATTTCATGATTCACAATTACATGCCTGATAAGATGCAGGCAACGAGGCATGTTTTCAAGTGCTTGATCCGCTTGATACCAGAATTCATGCCCTGACCATCCGGGACCATGCATGTTTCTGGAAAGCTATTCTGATAGAGCTCTCCATACCAAGAGAACCCATCCAATGAGTTAGTGTTCAACGACTTTGGATAAAAATCAACCTGCATGCGCTATAAATAATGAAAATAGCACACTTTACAAGGGCTATTTTCATTGATTGCGGAGCATATCGCCGGAGATCACAAAAGAGCCATCAGCTCAATCGTCCAGCTTATTTTTTGTCTTTATTGCCGTCTTCACCACGACGATTCATGACCTGGTCGATCAGGCCATACTCAACTGCCTCATCGCCATTCATAAAGTTATCACGGTCAGTATCACGCTCAATGACTTCAAGAGGCTGGCCGGTATGGTGAGCCAGAACATGGTTCAGCTTACTGCGGATGCTCAGAATCTCACGGGCATGGATTTCGATATCTGATGCCTGGCCCTGGAATCCTCCCAGCGGCTGGTGAATCATTACCCTGGAGTGTGGCAGACAATAACGTTTACCAGCAGCACCACCAGCCAGCAACAAAGCGCCCATGCTCGCAGCCTGACCAATACACATGGTGGAAACATCCGGCTTGATAAACTGCATGGTGTCATAAATAGACATCCCGGCAGTTACCGATCCACCCGGTGAATTAATGTACAGGTGAATATCCTTGTCCGGATTTTCCGATTCAAGGAATAGCAGCTGAGCAACCACCAGATTTGCCATGTGATCTTCAACCTGACCCACCAGGAAGATCACTCGCTCTTTAAGGAGGCGGGAATAGATATCGTAAGAGCGCTCACCTCTGGCTGATTGTTCAACAACAATAGGTACCAGTCCTGAGTTGGTGATCGCAACGGCGTGCGGGTCTATCAGATTGGACATATCCTGTCTTAACTCCTTGCCAAGTCGAAGAAAAGCGACTGACCTGTCAGTCATATAAACTGAAAGATTAGTCGCTTGCATACCAGATTAAAACGACCAGAGCCGGTAAAACCTTAGCTGCTTGTCAGGGGAACTGGCCAATCAGCCAGCAACTCCCCTCGCTCTTCATAAAATGCTCTTCTACAAGCGGTATCAGGCGGACTCTTCCTGCTCTGCCTCTTCAGTTTCAGCTGCACGTTCAGCAGGCTTGATAGCGTCCTGATAGCTGCATGCCAGTTCTGAAACCTGGGCCGCTTCCAGAATAGTATCTACTACCTGCTCTTCCAGAACAACATACTTGATCTGAGACAGCTGCTCATCGTTGCTGTAGTACCAGTCGATAACCTGCTGTGGCTCCTGGTAAGCGGAAGCCATCTCTTCAATCATGGCACGCACACGCTCATCATCAACCTTGACTTCACGCTGCTTAACCACTTCACCAATCAACAGACCCAGAGCAACACGCTTTTTGGCATCAGCTTCAAACAGTTCTGCTGGCAGCTGCTTTGGATCAAAACCACCTTTCATGCCACCGAACTGCTGTACCGCCTGTTCGCGCATACGGTCGATTTCCTGAGAAGTCAGGGCAGAAGGCACTTCCACCTCATGAATCTTCAACAGGCCATCCATTACCTGATTCTTGACTTTGTTTTTAACTGCCTGACGCAGTTCACGCTCCATATTTCTGGACACTTCCGTACGGAAACCTTCCAGACCACCTTCGCTTAAGCCAAAGCGAGCAAAAAACTCGTCATTCAATTCAGGCAGTGCGGGTGCAGCCACCTTGTGGACCTTGCAGGCAAACTCAACAGACTGACCTGCCAGATCTTTCGCCTGATAATCTTCAGGGAAAGTCAGGGACAGCACTTTCTCTTCACCGGCAGACACACCCACCAGGCCGTCTTCAAAGCCCGGAATCATGCGGCCAGAGCCCAGCTCCAGAGTTGAGTTCTCTGCGCTGCCACCTTCGAAAGCTTCTCCGTCTTTGGTGCCAACATAGTCAAAGGTAATGCGGTCACCCAATTCAGCAGCACGCTCAACGTCAGCAAACGTTGTGCTCTGCTTACGCAGGGTTTCGATCATTTCGTCTACATCAGACTCCTGAACCTCAGCAATCGGACGCTCAACAACAATGCCGCTGAAATCATTCAGAGCAATTTCAGGGTAGACTTCAAAGGTAGCAACAAAGGTAAACCCTTCGTCGTTATCAGACTGAGCTTCAACAGATGGCGCACCAGCAGGGATCAGATCCTGCTCCTGAATAGCCTCAATGAAGGAAGACTGCATCATCTCGCCGAGCACTTCCTGTCTGGCACCGGCACCGTAACGACGCTTGACCACTTTCATTGGAACCTTGCCGGGGCGGAAGCCATCCAGACGAACACGTCGGGACAGGTCCTGCAGACGCTTATTCACTTCACTATCAATATCAGCAACCGGGATAGTGATAGTCAGCTTGCGCTCAATACCGGAAGTCATTTCAAGGGAGACTTGCATTTTTGTTCCTCAACACCAAAACCTGTGTAAACAATGGGCCAAAAGGCGAATAGACTAGCAAATGCTTCCGGAAAATGCACAAACACGTTCTGTTACACTAGATCCGGGCAAGGTAAAGGAACACTTTTTATTAAAACATTCCCGTTCCCTACAGGATTTGCTCCACTCTCACTTCTCAACGGTATAAACCAACGAACAAAGCAGACTTTGCCTGAAAAAGCGTATTTAAAAGACCCAAAACACAGCAGCCCTGGCTCAGCTTTTCCTATCTGCACTATTCATATACGTTTCTCCGAAGCTAAGGACTAGTGGGTCCATACACCCCCCATCAGGGCAGTTTCTTTGGATGAAACATACAAAAACGGGGATAAGCATACTTATCCCCGTTAATGACTGGTGCGGAAGGAGAGACTCGAACTCTCACACCTTGCGGCACTGGAACCTAAATCCAGCGTGTCTACCAATTTCACCACTTCCGCTCACAGTGCTTCCACGAAGCACGCAAAACACTGTATTTTTCAGGCTGCCCAAAACACCAGGACAACCGTTAAACTGGGGTGGGCGAAGGGGCTCGAACCCTCGACCGCCGGAATCACAATCCGGAGCTCTGCCAACTGAGCTACGCCCACCAGTAGCTGACCGAAAGACTATTCAAATTGAACCAAAGAATCAAGCATAAGGCAGGATAAATGGCCATCTGAAAAATGGCGCACCCGGCAGGATTCGAACCTGCGACCATCCGCTTAGAAGGCGGATGCTCATCCAACTGAGCTACGGGCGCTTAATCATCTTTCTGACTGGTCGGGGTAGAGAGATTCGAACTCCCGACATCCTGCTCCCAAAGCAGGCGCGCTACCAGACTGCGCTATACCCCGAAATTTTCCAGCTCCTTTCAGGAAATCCCGAAAAGTTCCGCTGGTCAACGGCGACGAATACTACTCACAAGCATGGCGCTCGTCAATTGCCATATGCATTTTTTGATCCACATAGCAGTTCAGATAATGCAGGAAACTTCTTCGTCTGAATGACCATACCAATCTGTCTGAAAAAAACCACCATGCTCACCCTTTATATCGAACAGACTTCATATAGGTTGAACCAGTGGCTTTATCAGCAGGCTGTTGTGTCAACAGAGCCTGAGCACTGTTAAACTAACGGTCATTTTCAATATTCGCCAATCAACCAATATTGTCAGCAACAGGCTTCAGCACATATGACAGCAAAAATTATTGATGGCAAAGCCATTGCCCTGCAACTGACCGACGCCATCGCCGAACAGGTGAAAAAAAGAACGTCACAGGGTCTCAGGGCTCCGGGGCTGGCGGTTATTCTGATTGGCGATGACCCGGCTTCCAAGGTTTATGTCGGCAAGAAAAGACAGGACTGTGAACGGGTGGGTTTCAAATCCGTATCCCACGACCTGCCAGCCTCCACCAGCGAACAGTATCTGCTGGAGTTAATTGACAGCCTCAATGATGACCCGGCCATTGATGGTATTCTTGTACAATTACCCCTGCCTGAACACATCAACTGCGAACTGGTGATTGAACGCATCCGTCCGGATAAAGACGTCGATGGCTTTCATCCATACAACATTGGCAGACTGGTTCAACGTATCCCACTGTTGCGCCCCTGCACACCAAAAGGTGTGATGACACTGCTGGAAAGCACAGGCCAGCCCATTCGTGGCAAGAATGCCGTTATTGTCGGCGCCTCCAATATCGTGGGTCGCCCAATGACCATGGAACTGTTACTGGCCGGCTGCACCACAACCACCACGCATCGCTTTACCGAGGATCTGGCCGCTGAAGTCGCCCGGGCAGACATCCTGGTGGTTGGCGCAGGCAAGCCCGGACTGGTTAAAGGTGCCTGGG
It contains:
- the tig gene encoding trigger factor, producing the protein MQVSLEMTSGIERKLTITIPVADIDSEVNKRLQDLSRRVRLDGFRPGKVPMKVVKRRYGAGARQEVLGEMMQSSFIEAIQEQDLIPAGAPSVEAQSDNDEGFTFVATFEVYPEIALNDFSGIVVERPIAEVQESDVDEMIETLRKQSTTFADVERAAELGDRITFDYVGTKDGEAFEGGSAENSTLELGSGRMIPGFEDGLVGVSAGEEKVLSLTFPEDYQAKDLAGQSVEFACKVHKVAAPALPELNDEFFARFGLSEGGLEGFRTEVSRNMERELRQAVKNKVKNQVMDGLLKIHEVEVPSALTSQEIDRMREQAVQQFGGMKGGFDPKQLPAELFEADAKKRVALGLLIGEVVKQREVKVDDERVRAMIEEMASAYQEPQQVIDWYYSNDEQLSQIKYVVLEEQVVDTILEAAQVSELACSYQDAIKPAERAAETEEAEQEESA
- the folD gene encoding bifunctional methylenetetrahydrofolate dehydrogenase/methenyltetrahydrofolate cyclohydrolase FolD encodes the protein MTAKIIDGKAIALQLTDAIAEQVKKRTSQGLRAPGLAVILIGDDPASKVYVGKKRQDCERVGFKSVSHDLPASTSEQYLLELIDSLNDDPAIDGILVQLPLPEHINCELVIERIRPDKDVDGFHPYNIGRLVQRIPLLRPCTPKGVMTLLESTGQPIRGKNAVIVGASNIVGRPMTMELLLAGCTTTTTHRFTEDLAAEVARADILVVGAGKPGLVKGAWVKPGAVVIDIGINRMDDGRLVGDVEFDVARERASWITPVPGGVGPMTVATLLENTLYAADHLHH
- the clpP gene encoding ATP-dependent Clp endopeptidase proteolytic subunit ClpP, which codes for MSNLIDPHAVAITNSGLVPIVVEQSARGERSYDIYSRLLKERVIFLVGQVEDHMANLVVAQLLFLESENPDKDIHLYINSPGGSVTAGMSIYDTMQFIKPDVSTMCIGQAASMGALLLAGGAAGKRYCLPHSRVMIHQPLGGFQGQASDIEIHAREILSIRSKLNHVLAHHTGQPLEVIERDTDRDNFMNGDEAVEYGLIDQVMNRRGEDGNKDKK